The following coding sequences are from one Bradyrhizobium sp. 200 window:
- a CDS encoding MATE family efflux transporter, whose translation MSDLGVAEIPVDEKERPLPAPEAPLKNALLDGPILRTLLWLAWPNVIALTAGTCVVIAETSYIGRLGVESLAAMALVFPIVILTMTMSGGAMGGGVASAIARALGAGDLDRASTLAAHALLIGLCFGLTFMLGMLIFGPALLEMLGGRGNVLAQAVAYTQVFFGGAVVPWLLNTMSGILRGTGNMKLPSLMMLSSAICQIILGGTLGLGLGPIPQFGMRGVAAGSLIAYLISISVMSWYLFSGRARVIPKIRGLRIRWAMFIDILKVGAISCFSPLQSVLTISIFTHMLASFGTEILAGYGIGARLEFMLISISFAVGIASVPMVGMAVGAERIARARRICWIAGLVAFVSVGAVASFIAIFPDIWVNLFTDDASVRAASRQYLSTAAPMYAFLGLATTCYFSSQGAAKVIGPVLAQTARLLFIGAGGWWLSTHDATAQDFFKLAAASMVLLGVLSCVSVMLTRWGPKQPVPVVKSALS comes from the coding sequence ATGTCCGATCTCGGCGTTGCCGAAATTCCTGTCGACGAGAAGGAGCGCCCGCTTCCGGCGCCGGAAGCGCCGTTGAAGAACGCGCTGCTCGACGGCCCGATCCTGCGCACGCTGTTGTGGCTGGCCTGGCCGAACGTGATCGCGCTCACCGCCGGCACCTGCGTCGTGATCGCCGAGACCTCCTATATCGGTCGCCTGGGCGTGGAATCGCTGGCCGCCATGGCGCTGGTGTTCCCGATCGTGATCCTGACCATGACCATGTCGGGCGGCGCCATGGGCGGCGGCGTGGCGTCGGCGATCGCCCGCGCGCTCGGCGCCGGCGATCTCGATCGCGCGTCGACGCTGGCTGCGCATGCGCTTCTGATCGGCCTCTGCTTCGGTCTGACCTTCATGCTGGGCATGCTGATCTTCGGCCCGGCGCTGCTGGAAATGCTCGGCGGCCGCGGCAACGTACTGGCGCAGGCGGTCGCTTATACGCAAGTTTTCTTCGGCGGCGCCGTGGTGCCCTGGCTGCTGAACACGATGTCTGGCATTTTGCGCGGTACCGGCAACATGAAGCTGCCGTCGCTAATGATGCTCTCGTCGGCCATTTGCCAGATCATTCTTGGCGGCACGCTCGGTCTCGGCCTCGGCCCGATTCCGCAATTCGGCATGCGCGGCGTCGCGGCGGGTTCGCTGATCGCCTATTTGATCAGCATCTCCGTGATGTCCTGGTATCTGTTCTCGGGCCGCGCGCGCGTCATTCCGAAAATTCGCGGCCTTCGCATTCGATGGGCGATGTTCATCGACATCCTCAAGGTCGGCGCGATCTCCTGCTTCTCGCCGCTGCAGTCGGTGCTGACCATCAGCATCTTCACCCACATGCTCGCGAGCTTCGGCACCGAAATCCTAGCCGGCTACGGCATCGGCGCGCGGCTCGAATTCATGCTGATATCGATCTCATTCGCCGTCGGCATCGCCTCGGTGCCGATGGTCGGCATGGCCGTTGGCGCGGAACGCATCGCGCGGGCCCGCAGGATCTGCTGGATCGCGGGGCTCGTTGCATTCGTCTCGGTCGGCGCGGTCGCGAGCTTCATTGCGATCTTCCCCGATATCTGGGTCAATCTCTTCACTGACGATGCGAGCGTGCGGGCCGCGAGCCGGCAGTATTTGTCGACGGCGGCGCCGATGTATGCATTCCTCGGCCTTGCCACCACGTGCTATTTTTCATCGCAAGGTGCGGCCAAGGTGATCGGCCCGGTGCTGGCGCAGACCGCACGGCTGCTGTTCATCGGCGCCGGCGGCTGGTGGCTATCAACGCATGATGCGACCGCACAGGACTTCTTCAAGCTGGCGGCGGCCTCCATGGTGTTGCTCGGCGTGCTGTCGTGCGTCAGCGTGATGCTGACCCGCTGGGGGCCGAAGCAGCCTGTGCCCGTGGTGAAGTCGGCGCTGTCTTGA
- a CDS encoding 2'-deoxycytidine 5'-triphosphate deaminase produces MPFTLPPDANGILPDRMIAAMADAGLILPEYPFVESQIQPASLDLRLGNIAYRVRASFLPGPDATVAERIDELKLHEIDLSDGAVLETNCVYIVPLLESLALPPQIIAAANPKSSTGRLDVFTRVIADGTRRFDMIGAGYHGPLYAEISPKTFPVLLREGSRLSQVRFRTGDAILNADELDALHGAERLVDIDDADLANGVALSVDLSGENTSGFVGYRAKRHTGVVDVDRRGGYAVDEFWEPIPARPDGSLILDPGEFYILASKEAVQVPPDYAAEMVPFDPLVGEFRVHYAGFFDPGFGYAGAGGQGARAVLEVRSREVPFILEHGQIVGRLVYEKMLSRPHSLYGQRIGSNYQAQGLKLSKHFRV; encoded by the coding sequence GTGCCGTTCACGCTTCCGCCCGACGCCAACGGAATTCTGCCCGACCGCATGATCGCGGCGATGGCGGATGCGGGCTTGATCCTGCCGGAATATCCCTTCGTCGAAAGCCAGATCCAGCCGGCGAGCCTCGATTTGCGGCTGGGCAACATCGCCTACCGGGTGCGCGCGAGCTTCCTGCCCGGTCCCGACGCTACGGTTGCCGAGCGCATCGACGAGTTGAAGCTGCACGAAATCGACCTCTCCGACGGCGCGGTGCTGGAGACCAACTGCGTCTACATCGTGCCTCTGCTGGAGAGCCTCGCGCTGCCGCCTCAGATCATAGCGGCCGCCAATCCGAAGAGCTCCACCGGCCGGCTCGACGTCTTCACCCGTGTGATCGCCGACGGCACCCGCCGCTTCGACATGATCGGTGCGGGCTATCACGGCCCGCTCTATGCCGAAATCAGCCCGAAGACGTTTCCGGTGCTGCTGCGCGAGGGCTCGCGGCTCAGCCAGGTGCGCTTCCGCACCGGTGACGCCATCCTCAACGCCGACGAGCTCGACGCGCTGCACGGCGCCGAGCGGCTGGTCGATATCGATGACGCAGATCTGGCCAATGGCGTGGCGCTGTCCGTCGATCTCTCCGGTGAGAACACATCAGGCTTCGTCGGCTACCGCGCCAAGCGCCACACCGGCGTCGTCGACGTCGATCGCCGTGGCGGTTACGCCGTCGATGAATTCTGGGAGCCGATCCCGGCCCGACCGGATGGCAGCCTCATTCTCGATCCCGGCGAATTCTACATCCTGGCCTCCAAGGAAGCCGTGCAGGTGCCGCCGGATTACGCCGCCGAAATGGTGCCGTTCGATCCCTTGGTCGGCGAATTCCGTGTGCACTATGCGGGATTCTTCGATCCCGGCTTCGGCTATGCCGGCGCCGGCGGGCAGGGCGCGCGCGCCGTGCTCGAAGTGCGCTCGCGCGAGGTGCCGTTCATCCTCGAGCACGGCCAGATCGTCGGCCGTCTGGTCTACGAGAAAATGCTGTCGCGGCCCCACTCCTTGTACGGCCAGCGCATCGGCTCGAACTACCAGGCGCAGGGGTTGAAGCTAAGCAAGCATTTCCGGGTGTAG
- a CDS encoding O-succinylhomoserine sulfhydrylase has product MSETGSTKRYRPETKLVHAGALRSQFGETSEALFLTQGFIYDSAEQCEARFKGEDPGFLYSRFSNPNISMFERRMIELEGAEAARATATGMAAVTTAILAPLRVGDHVVAAKAMFGSCRYVVEDLLPRYGIQSTLVDGLDLDQWRRAMQPNTKTCFLESPTNPTLDVLDIQSIAEIAHKGGARLIVDNVFATPIWQSPLSLGADVVIYSATKHIDGQGRCLGGIILSSEAFIAEHIHNFMRQTGPSMSPFNAWVLLKGLETLGVRVRAQTETAAKVADALAKHPKISRLIYPGRSDHPQAALVKRQMRAGSTLIGFEVKGGKAAAFRCLNALQISRISNNLGDAKSLVTHPATTTHQRLTPEARTELGISEGFIRFSAGLEHADDLIEDFEAALEKA; this is encoded by the coding sequence ATGTCTGAGACTGGTTCTACCAAGCGCTATCGTCCCGAAACCAAGCTGGTGCATGCCGGCGCCCTGCGCTCGCAATTCGGCGAGACGTCGGAGGCGCTGTTCCTGACGCAGGGGTTCATCTACGACTCGGCCGAGCAATGCGAGGCGCGGTTCAAGGGCGAAGATCCCGGCTTTCTCTATTCGCGTTTTTCCAATCCCAACATCTCGATGTTCGAGCGCCGCATGATCGAGCTCGAAGGCGCCGAAGCCGCGCGCGCGACCGCGACCGGCATGGCGGCGGTGACCACCGCGATCCTCGCCCCGCTCAGGGTCGGCGACCACGTGGTGGCGGCGAAGGCGATGTTCGGCTCCTGCCGCTATGTGGTGGAAGATCTGCTGCCGCGCTACGGCATCCAGTCGACGCTGGTTGATGGCCTCGATCTCGACCAGTGGCGGCGGGCGATGCAGCCGAACACCAAGACCTGCTTCCTCGAGAGCCCGACCAACCCGACGCTCGACGTGCTGGACATCCAGTCGATCGCCGAGATCGCGCACAAGGGCGGCGCGCGGCTGATCGTGGACAATGTGTTTGCCACCCCGATCTGGCAGAGCCCGCTGTCGCTCGGCGCCGACGTCGTGATCTATTCGGCCACCAAGCACATCGACGGCCAGGGCCGCTGCCTCGGCGGCATCATCCTTTCCTCGGAAGCCTTCATCGCCGAACACATCCATAATTTCATGCGCCAGACCGGCCCGTCGATGTCGCCGTTCAACGCCTGGGTGCTGCTGAAGGGGCTGGAGACGCTGGGCGTCCGCGTTCGCGCGCAGACCGAGACGGCAGCCAAGGTCGCGGATGCGCTCGCGAAGCACCCGAAGATCTCGCGGCTGATCTATCCCGGCCGGTCGGATCATCCGCAGGCCGCGCTGGTGAAGCGGCAGATGCGCGCCGGCTCGACCCTGATCGGCTTCGAGGTCAAGGGCGGCAAGGCGGCGGCATTCCGCTGCCTCAACGCGCTGCAGATCTCGCGCATCTCCAACAATCTCGGCGACGCCAAGAGCCTCGTCACCCATCCCGCGACCACGACGCATCAGCGGCTGACGCCGGAGGCGCGCACTGAACTCGGCATCAGCGAGGGATTCATTCGCTTCTCCGCCGGGCTTGAGCATGCCGATGATCTGATCGAGGATTTTGAGGCGGCGCTGGAGAAGGCGTGA
- a CDS encoding SGNH/GDSL hydrolase family protein: MSTLPPAFLAASLALLMPAAMSPLLAQTAPQQAALSDHAKAENKAERKPSAESAQPQAAPVATANPAAQKGITGKAIDKVKEVAKSAGDIFSRVPCLPPKGASKSMGSLPRVASKLVAGQPVVIVAFGSSSTAGFGATSPDFNYPNRLAAQLRRQYPTADISVVNAGKGGEDAPEMMKRLQTAVIDLHPDLVIWQVGTNAVLRNLDPAETAKHVEEGIARIQAAGADVVLIDPQYSPRVNEHAESAGKMMILLNKVAELRKVGVFPRFAVMKDWHEKQAIPIENFVIADGLHMSDWGYACFAQLLGDDIIKSVGQIKLGVTVPADVRAYRPM, encoded by the coding sequence TTGTCGACATTGCCGCCCGCCTTCCTTGCCGCGAGCCTGGCGCTATTGATGCCCGCCGCGATGTCGCCGCTGCTCGCCCAGACGGCCCCGCAGCAGGCGGCGCTGTCCGACCACGCCAAAGCTGAAAACAAGGCTGAAAGGAAGCCCTCGGCTGAAAGCGCTCAGCCGCAGGCCGCGCCGGTGGCTACCGCCAATCCGGCTGCGCAGAAGGGCATCACCGGCAAGGCGATCGACAAGGTGAAGGAAGTCGCGAAATCGGCCGGCGACATCTTCAGCCGCGTTCCCTGCCTGCCGCCAAAGGGCGCTTCCAAATCGATGGGCTCGCTGCCGCGCGTCGCGAGCAAGCTCGTCGCCGGTCAGCCGGTGGTGATCGTCGCGTTCGGATCGTCGTCGACCGCCGGCTTCGGCGCGACTTCGCCTGATTTCAACTATCCCAACCGGCTCGCCGCGCAATTGCGCCGGCAATACCCGACGGCCGACATCTCCGTCGTCAATGCCGGCAAGGGCGGCGAGGATGCGCCGGAAATGATGAAGCGGCTGCAGACGGCCGTCATCGACCTGCATCCGGATCTGGTGATCTGGCAGGTTGGCACCAATGCGGTGCTGCGCAACCTCGATCCGGCTGAGACGGCAAAGCACGTCGAGGAAGGCATCGCGCGCATTCAGGCCGCTGGCGCCGACGTCGTGCTGATCGATCCGCAATATTCGCCGCGGGTCAACGAGCACGCGGAAAGCGCCGGCAAGATGATGATCCTGCTCAACAAGGTCGCCGAGCTTCGCAAGGTCGGCGTCTTCCCGCGCTTCGCGGTCATGAAAGACTGGCACGAGAAGCAGGCGATCCCGATCGAGAACTTCGTGATCGCCGACGGCCTGCACATGAGCGACTGGGGCTACGCCTGCTTCGCCCAACTGCTCGGCGACGACATCATCAAGTCGGTCGGCCAGATCAAGCTCGGCGTCACCGTGCCCGCGGACGTGCGGGCGTATAGGCCGATGTGA